The sequence below is a genomic window from Thiomonas intermedia.
AGACCGCGGCCAGGAGAGTGCGTGAGAGGGTGTGGAATTTCATGGAAATCAAAGGTGGTTAGAAACCGGCGCCCACCGTGAACTGGAAGCGCTGGAGTTTATCGGTGGACTTGTAGCGAACCGGCTTGGCCAGACTGAACTTCAACGGACCAATGGGCGAAATCCAGGACACGCCGATACCGACGGACGAACGCATATCGCTCAGACTGACCTTCTGGTTCTCGCCCCAGACATAGCCGTTGTCATTGAAGAACGACATCCGCAGCGATTTGTCGGCCCCCGTGCCGGGGAAAGGAAACTGATACTCGAAATCGGCAATCACCATCTTGGCCCCCCCCAGGGCGTTGCCCTGGGCATCCTGCGGGCCCAGCGAGCTTTGCTCGAAACCGCGCACCGTGCCGATGCCTCCTGCGTAGAGATTCTTGAACACCGGCAGCGGACGACCGTTCAACCCGTGCGCATAACCCAGCAGACCGTTGAAGGCGAGGTTGGTGTTGCGCGTGATCGGCAGATATTGCTGGTACTGATAGGTCACACGGTCGTAGCGCAGGGTGCTGAACGGGCTGATCTCGAAGCTCAGACGCTGATAGCGGCCGTCGGTCGGCACCAGGGCGCTGTTGCGGCTGTCGCGCTGCCAGCCTATGGTCAGCGGAACACCGGTGGACGTTTTGCCAAACTCGTTGACGTAAGCAATGTAAGACGCTGGCGCACCGGGCGCGAGATCCAGGGTGTAGCGCTCAAGCCCTACGCCGAAGAACACCCGATCGACTTCGGTAAACGGAATGCCGAACTGCAGGTTGAATCCCGGCGTGACGATCTTGTAGTTGTCACCCTGACTGGTGTAAGGCTGGATGGTGCGGTAATACGCATTCACCGTGCGGCTGATGCCGTCTTCGGTGAAATACGGATTCGTGCTCGACACCGACAAGGTGCGGTAATAGCTCGACGTATTGAAGTCGACCGCGAGATTGTTGCCGCTGCCAAAAATATTGTCCTGACTGATGCCGGCGTTGAACGACAGCTTGTCCGCGCTTGAAAAGCCCACGCCCAGAGACAAGCTGCCCGTGGGTTTCTCCTCCACGTTCATGTCGAGATCGACCTGATCGTTGGTGCCAGGCACTTCGCGCGGCTGCAGCGTCACGTCCTTGAAATAGCCCAGACGATCCACCCGATCGCGCGAGAGCTTGATCCGGTCGGAGTCGTACCAGGAGTCTTCGAACTGCCGGAACTCGCGCCGGATCACTTCGTCGCGCGTACGGCTGTTGCCTGCAACGTCGATGCGGCGCACGTAGATGCGCTTGCCCGGATCAGCCGTGATGGTGAAGGCGACCTGATCGGTCTGCCGGTCGATCACCGGCTTGGACTCGACCCGTGCAAACGCATAGCCATACACCCCGAACTGATTGGTGATCGCCTTGACGCTGTCGTTCAGAGCCTGGGCGCTGTAGGTTTCGCCCGGTTTGAGCTTGACCAGGGCCCGGAACTCGTTGTCCTGCCCGAGATAATTGCCCGCGAGCTGATAGCCGGAGACCGTGAACTTCGGCCCTTCATGCACGTTGACCGTGATGTAGATGCCGTCCTTGTTGGGCGACAGGGCCACCTGCGTGGAGTCGATGCGGAAGTCGAGATAGCCCCGATCCTGGTAGTACGAACGCAGAGTCTCCAGATCGGTGTTGAGCTTGGCCTTGGAATACTGATCGTCCTTGGTGTACCAACTCAGCCAGCCGGGGGTGCTCAGCGTGAACAGATCGCGCAGTGCACCCTCGCTGTACACCTTGTTGCCGACGATGCGAATGGCGCGGATCTTCGCGATCTGCCCTTCGACCACGGTGAACAACACATTCACCCGATTGCGCGGCAGCGGCGTGGTCGTGACGTTGACCTCCGTGCCGTAAAACCCTTTGGCGAGATATTGCTGCTTGAGCTCCTGAACCGCCTGATCGATCAGCGCCTGATCGTAGGGTCGGGCCTCGGCAAGGCCGACGGAGGCCAGCGCGGTGGTCAGCGCCTTTTTCTCGAACTCCTTGGTCCCGGCAAATTCGACACCCGCGATGGTCGGACGCTCCTCGACGACGATGGTCACGATATCGTCGTTCGTCTCGATGCGTACGTTCTTGAAAAGACCCGTAGCGAACAGCGCGCGGATGGCGGCCGCCCCGTTCTCGGGGGTATAGGACTCACCCACCCGGAACGGCAGATAGCTGAAGACGGTACCCGGCTCGGTTCTTTGCAGACCATCGACCCGGATGTCCTTGATGGTGAAAGATTCAGCTGCGTGTGCTTGCACGCCTGCAACAGCGATCACAACCGCCGTCGCACAACGAAGTGCGGGAGAAAACCTCAAATTGACCTCGAGCTGGATTAGTGCATCTGGCCGAGCAAGCGTGCCAGATCGTTGTAGAGGGCGATGGCCATCATCATGGCGATGACCACGAGACCGCCTTGCTGCAGCCTTTCCTGCCAGCGCTGCGAGACGCTGCGGCGGGTCAATCCCTCGTACGCATAATACAGGAGATGCCCCCCGTCCAGAACGGGCAGAGGCAGCAGATTGAGCACACCAAGACTCACGCTGACGACGGCCAAAAAGCTGAGGTAAGCCACCCATCCCAATTCGGCGCTCTTGCCCGCGTAATCAGCAATTGTGACCGGGCCGCTGAGGTTCTGCAGGGAGGCCTGTCCTATCACCATGCGCCCCAGCGTCTTCAAGGTGAGCACCGAAAGCTCCCAGGTGCGCTGCGCCCCATCCTGCAAGGCCTGCAACGGGTTGCGCTCGATCTTCACCATGGGCACTTCGCCCCCCAGCATGGCCTCGATGCGCCAGACAGACTTGCCCTCGACCGCCACGGCCTTGGGCTGAAGACGGGTCTGAAACACGCGACCATCGCGCCGGACATCCAGCTGCAGCGCCTTGCCCGCCGAGGTTTGAATGGCCTTCATCAAACCGTCGGCGGTGGCGATGGGCTGGCCATCCACCGCGGTGATCAGGTCACCCGCGCGCAGGCCGCTGATCTGCGCAGGTCCGCCAGCGACCACCTCGCGAATCTCTGCCGGCGGGCTCTGCAGATGCAAGCCGAAGTTCGTCAGAAAACCCGCGCTTTCCGCCGCGCGCATGCTGGACGAGAAATCCAGGGGTATCTCGTGTTGGGGCCCGCCCGGGGCGCGCTCAACGATGAGCCCGATGCGCTCGCCGCTCATGGCGGCATTCAATAGCGTCCAACGCAAACCCGTCCAGCTCTGCACGGCTTCCTGCCGTCGGTCCTGGACAAGGGCTACCACGCGCTCGCCGCCCTGGACGCCGACCCTGGCGGCGGTCGACTGGGCAGGCGGCACTCCCAGAATGGCGACCGGTTCCCGAACACCAGCCAGCGCCACGACGGCAAACAGGACCACGGCAAGCAGTAGATTGGCGGCTGGCCCAGCCGCGACGATGGCCGCGCGTCTCGATAGGCTCTGCCGGTTGAAGGCCCGCGGCAGGTCGCGTTCGGCGACTTCGCCTTCGCGTTCATCGAGCATCTTCACGTAGCCGCCCAGGGGAATCGACGACAAAGTGAATGCCGTTCTGTCGGCACCCCGCGTCCAGCGCAGCAGCGGCTTGCCGAAGCCAATGGAGAACCGCAGCACCTTGACCCCACAGGCCACCGCGACGCGGTAGTGCCCGTACTCATGGATGGTGATGAGCAGGCCTAGTGCGAAAGCAAACGCCAGCAGGGTGATGAGCAGGTTCATGGTCTCGGGTCAAGCCAGTTGCGACGCGCTGCCCCGCGCGGAAGACGCGAGTTGCGCGACATGCCGCTGCGCCCGGCGCCGCGTCTGCGCGTCAAGCTCGCTCAGGGCGTCCAGCGAATCACAGCCTGCGCATTGTGCGCTTGCGAGCAATTCCGCATTGATCCGGTGAATATCGGTGAATCGGATGCGTCGCTGGAGAAAGGCTTCGACGGCGATCTCATTGGCGGCATTGAGCACGGCGCAGGCCCCCGTCGGCATGCGCAGAGCCTCGAATGCCAGGGCGAGTCCGGGGAATCGCTGCGGATCGGGCTGCTCGAAGTCGAGCCGCCCCACACGGGCGAGGTCGAGCCAGGGCGCGCCCGACGCGATGCGCGCGGGATAGGACAGGCCATAGGCGATCGGCGTACGCATATCCGGCTGTCCGAGCTGCGCGATCACCGAACCGTCGTGATAGTTGACCATCGAATGCACGATGCTCTGTGGATGAATCAGCACCTCGATCTGCTCGGGGCGCATGCCGAACAAATAGTGCGCCTCGATGACCTCGAGCGCCTTGTTCATCATGGTCGCGGAATCGACCGATATCTTGGCGCCCATGCTCCAGTTCGGATGCGCGCAGGCCTCTTCCGGCGTGACCGCTTGCAGTGAAGCCGCCTCGCGCTGACGAAACGGCCCGCCCGATGCCGTCAGCACGATGTTGCGCACATCGGTCGGCCAGCGGCTGCGATCGTCGGGCAGGCTCTGCTGGATGGCGCTGTGCTCGCTGTCGATGGGGATGAGATCGCCGCCGCCCTGTGCCAGCGCCTGCAACAACAAGTCGCCCGCAACGACCAGCGACTCCTTGTTGGCCAGCAGCAAGCGCTTTCCAGCGCGGGCCGCGGCAAGACTGGCGGACAAGCCTGCCGCCCCCACAATCGCGGCCATGACCAGGTCCACCTCGCTGGCGGCGGCCACATCGTCGAGCGCCCTGGGCCCGCTGAGCACCTCGGTGGGACAAGCTGCGGCGCGCAGACGCTGCTGCAGGCGGATGGCCGCCTCCGCGCTTCCGAGAACCGCGTAGACCGGACGAAACTCGACACACTGCGCGAACAGCTTGTCAGCATTGTTGTGCGCCGCCAGGGCGAACACCCGGAACTGCTCGCGGTGGAGTGCGAGCACCGCCAGGGTGTTGGTACCGATCGACCCGGTCGACCCGAGAATGGTGACCGCCTTCATAGCGCCAACAGCAAAACCGCTAGGGGCAAGACGGGCAAGAGCGCGTCAATCCGGTCGAGCACGCCCCCGTGTCCAGGCAACAGCCGCCCACTGTCTTTCACGCCCGCCGCGCGTTTGAGCAGGGATTCGAACAAATCGCCTGCGATCGCAAAAATCAGCAGCACGACAACCAGAACTGCCAATCCAGGCCAACCGAACTGTGCACTCAACTGCGAAAAATAATTGGGATAACGCGAGGTCAGACCCACGCAGACCGCGGCATAGCAGAGAGTCGCGGCCAGCGCAGTCCAGGCTCCTGCCCGGGTTTTTCCAGGGCTGATGGCCGGCGCCAACTTGGCACGCCCCCAGGCCCTACCACCAAAATAAGCCGCGATATCCGCAATCCAGACCAGGGCCAGCAAAGACATCATGAAGACCGCGCCCTGGGCGCGCAACGCCACCAGCGCCAGCCAGGCGGCCTGCAAGAGCGCAAAGCCCAGCAAAGCAAGCACGATGGGCGAGCGCAATACTGCGGGCACACGCGCCGACGGCAGACTCGAAGCCAACAGCAACAACCAGGCGAGGCTGCACACCGCCCAGAACCCGCCCCACTGCTCAGCCATCTGCCAACCCTGCCGCTGCAACAACCAGAGCAAGCCACCCGCCGTCGCCAACCATGCCAGCGTCCACACGAGAAGCGCGCTACGGGTGCGAAGTCCGGCCAGCCGCGCCCACTCCCCCATACCGACGGCACAGAAGACCAGCGCCAAAAGCGCAAAAGGCAGCGGGCTTTGCAGAAACAAGGTCGGCAGCAGCAGCGCCACCAACACCAGGGCGGTCAGAACGCGCTGTCGCAACATGGCGCAGATGAGCCGCAGCCTCAGGCGGCCGCTGGCGATTTGGACTCTGGAACGCCACCGAAGCGACGCTGGCGGCTGGCATAGTCGGCCAGGGCGGTCTCGAAGGCCTCGGCGCCGAAATCAGGCCAGAGCACATCGGTGAAATACAGCTCGGTATAGGCCAGTTGCCAGAGCAGGAAATTGCTGACGCGATGCTCGCCGCCCGTGCGGATGAGCAGATCGGGGTCCGGGGAGTGCGCCAGCGCCAGATGCTGCGCCAGCGTCTCGGCGGTGGGACGCTCCTGCGCTGCCAACACCGCTTGCGCCGCCTGCACCATGTCCCAGCGTCCACCGTAGTTGAGGGCGACGTTGAGAACCAGGGCGTCGTTCCGGCGGGTCAAGGCCTCGGCCTGATCGATCAAGGCGCGCATCTCGGCAGAAAAGGCCGACAGATCGCCCACAACGTGCAAGCGCACGCCCTGGCGGGCGAGTTCCGGCGACTCCTTTTCCAGAGCCTTGACGAACAGATCCATCAAGGTCTGGACTTCCTCGGCCGGACGGCTCCAGTTCTCCGAGGAAAACGCAAACACCGTGAGGTGGGCCACGCCAATCTCGGCGCAGTGGCGAACCATTTTCTTCAGCGCATCCACGCCGAACTTATGTCCGGACGAACGGGGCAGAAAACGGCGCTGCGCCCAGCGCCCATTACCGTCCATCACCACGGCCACGTGTTGCGGCAGAGTGGCAGGATCGCGTTTGGCGGCGGTTTTCTTGGTCATGCCATCAGAACGGGAAACGTGACCTGGGTCGCGGCGGAGAAATGCATCGTGTCGTGGCGCCTACTCAGACGGCCATGATCTCGGCTTCCTTTTGCGCCAGTTGCTTGTCGATCTCGGCGATGCACCGATCGGTGATTTTCTGCACCTCGTCCTGCGCCCGGCGCTCGTCGTCTTCGGAAGCCTCCTTGGCTTTGACCAGATCCTTGAGGCTTTGGTTCGCATCCCGGCGCAGATTGCGCACGGCCACCTTGGCACCCTCGCCCTCCTGCTTGATGACCTTGACCAGATCGCGGCGGCGCTCTTCGGTCAGTGCGGGCATGGGCACGCGGATGACGTCGCCCTGAGTCTGCGGATTGAGGCCCAGATCGGACTCGCGGATGGCCTTCTCGACCACCTGCACCATCTTCTTTTCCCACGGCTGCACGCTGATGGTGCGGGCATCAACCAGATTCATGTTGGCCACCTGATTGATCGCCATCATCGTGCCGTAGTAATCCACCATCACATGGTCGAGCAAGCCGGTATGCGCGCGGCCGGTGCGCACCTTGGCCAAGTCGAGCTTCAGCGACTCGATCGACTTGTGCATTTTCTCTTCGGTGGTTTTCTTGATCTCTGCGATTCCCATGATGCACTCCACAAACTGATCGGGAAAAAACAAAACCCGCTGCGCGGAAGGCGGCGCGGCGCGGGCCTCGACGACTGCGATGGTACTCAGACGTAGACGTCCGTGCCCTCGTCGGCGCCCTGAACCACGCGCATCAACGCCCCTGGCTTGAAGATGCTGAACACGCGGATGGGCATTTTCTGATCGCGGCAAAGGGCGAAGGCGGTCGCGTCCATCACCTGCAGGCGCTGCGCAATGGCGTCATCAAAGCTGATGCGCGCATAGCGCTCGGCGGTCGGGTCCTTCGCCGGGTCGGCGGTGTAGATGCCATCGACCTTGGTCGCCTTGAGCATGACCTCGGCCCCGATCTCGGCCGCGCGCAGCGCGGCGGCCGTGTCGGTGGTGAAGAACGGATTGCCGGTACCGCCGGCGAAGATCACCGACTTGCCTTCTTCCAGGTATTGCAGCGCCTTGGGCCGCACATAAGACTCCACGACCTGATCGATGGCAATGGCCGACATCACGCGCGGGTTCAGACCGGCGTGCTTCATGGCGTCGCTCAAGGCGAGTGAGTTCATGACCGTTGCCAGCATGCCCATGTAGTCCGCCGTCGCGCGGTCCATGCCCACGGCACCACCGGCCACGCCCCGGAAGATGTTGCCCCCGCCGATGACCATGGCCAGTTGCACGCCGGAGTTCACCACTTCGGCAATGTCTCGCACCATGGCCTCGATGGTGGCGCGGTTGATGCCATAGGCATCATCCCCCATGAGGGCCTCACCCGAGAGTTTGAGCAGAACACGTTTGTATCCGGACATGATGACTCCTGGGAAGGCGGGTGGACGGTAAAGATGGGGCGTAGAGAAGACAACGGGACGAAGCTGGGCGTATGACGAGGCTGGCTGGTGCCCGTCGGCCCCGGTCAGCCTCGCTACGGCGTTCAGCCTTGCTTGGCTGCAGCCATTTGCGCCGCCACTTCTTCCGCAAAATTCTCCGACTTTTTTTCGATGCCCTCGCCCACCACGTACATGGTGAAGCCGTGAACCGTGGTGTTGGCACCCTTGAGCATCTGCTCGACGGTCTGCTTGTCGTTCTTGACGAACACCTGATCGAACAGCGAAACCTCCTTGAGGTACTTCTGCACCGAGCCTTCGACCATCTTGGCAATGATCTCAGCAGGCTTGCCCGACTCGGCCGCTTTCTGCGAGGCGATGGAGCGCTCTTTCTCGATCAGGTCGGCAGGCACCTGCGACGACGACAGCGCCACCGGCTTCATCGCGGCGATGTGCATGGCCACGTCCTTGGCCGCCACTTCGTCACCGGTGAACTCGACCATCACGCCGATGCGCGTACCGTGCAGGTAGCTCACCAGCTTGTGGTCGCCGGCAAAGCGCTTGAAGCGGCGAATGGTCATGTTCTCGCCGATCTTGCCGATCAGCTTGCTGCGGCGCGCTTCGATAGTCTCGCCGTCGATCGTCAGCGCGGACAGCGCGGCCACGTCGGCGGGGTTCTGCGCGGCAATCAGCTCGGCGAGCGTTTTACCAAAAGCGAGGAAATCGTCGTTCTTCGCCACGAAATCGGTCTCGCAGTTCAGTTCGATCAGGGCGCCGGTCGTGCCGTTGATATAGGCCGTCACAATGCCCTCGGCGGTCACGCGCGAGGCGGCCTTGCTGGCTTTGCTGCCCAGCTTGACACGAAGAATCTCTTCGGCGCGATCCATGTGGCCTTCAGCCTCGGTCAGCGCCTTTTTGCACTCCATCATCGGGGCATCGGTCTTGGCACGCAGTTCTGCCACCATGCTTGCGGTAATCGCAGCCATCGTTGAACTCCTTGAAATCGAATACGAGAAATACAGTTGAAAAAAAGGGGCTGTGTATCGCAGCCCCGGGTTGGTTCAGGCCGGTGAATCGGGCCGTTGCCGCAAGGTCATCCTGCGCACGTCAGGCGGCGGGGGCGCCTTCCTGAACCTCGACGAATTCTTCTTCGCCCTCGGCCACGGCTTGAACGACCTCATTGACCGCATCGTTCTTGCCTTCCAGAATCGCATCGGCCATGCCTTGTGCGTACAGGGTCACGGCCTTGGCGGAGTCGTCATTGCCCGGAATGATGTGAGTCACGCCCACCGGGGAATGGTTGGTGTCGACCACGCCGATCACCGGGATGCCCAGCGTCTTCGCCTCGGCAATCGCAATCTTGTGATAGCCCACGTCGATGACGAAGATTGCATCGGGCAGAGCCGCCATATCCTGAATGCCGCCGATGGATTTTTCCAGTTTCTCCATCTCGCGCTGGAAGGTCAGGGCTTCTTTCTTGCTCATTTGCTCGAGCACGCCTTCGGCGGCCTGGGCTTGCATGTCCTTGAGCTTCTTGATCGAGGTCTTGACCGTCTTGAAGTTGGTCAGCATGCCGCCGAGCCAGCGCTGGTCGACATAGGGCATGCCGCAACGCTCAGCCTGTTCGCGAACGACTTCGCCGGCCTGGCGCTTGGTACCGACAAAAAGGATGGTGCCGCGGCGCGCAGCGAGCTGACGGGCGAACTTGACGGCATCCAGGTACATCGGCAACGTCTTTTCGAGGTTGACGATGTGGATCTTGTTGCGATGGCCGTAGATGAACGGGGCCATCTTGGGGTTCCAGAAGCGGGTTTGGTGACCGAAGTGCACACCGGCTTCCAGCATTTGACGCATTGAGACTGACATGTTGTTTCCAATCCAAGTTGGGTCTGAAATCCGGCCCCGATCAGCACATCGCCAAGCCGCCGGAGCGACTGAACGATGGCCAACACCTGGTTGAGCCGGTTTGTGGGTAAGCACCTCACTCGCAGGCATGGCTGCGCACGACTTCGGTACCATCAAACGCGTTCTGTGCCTGCAACCTTGCCCGAAACTGCGCTCAAAGGACTCCGAAGGAATCGTTCGAGTGGGTTGGTTCGAGTGGCTTGTTGTTTTGAACGGCTCATTTTCGGAGCCACTTCTTTTCAGAGCCTCTCTTCCAAAGCCTCTCTTCCTGGCCATCAACTGCAAAGGCATTCCGCATTGCACAAAACCTGAGCATCATAGCAGCTTTGCACCACTACGGCCAGACAACACCCCATAACACGTCAAGCCCCGTCATTCATGCTCGAACATCCTTTCCGTCAGCAACTTCACAATGAGATCCATGCCCGCCCTTTCGAGCGGGTCGGCGCACCGGCGCAGGTCAGTCATCAGGTCATGCTGGTCGATCCGGCCGAATCGCAGCTGGCCTTCGAGCATCTTGGCGAGTTGCTGGGCAACCTGCTTCTGCCTCCACCCTCGCCTGGGAGCATGTTCCACACCGAACAGATCGGGCCGGTCCGCCTGCGGTGGGAGCGCCACGGCGAATTCGTCAGCTACACCTTCATCACGCACGAACAACTCGGCCCGGAAGATCCGATGTTCGATCGCTGCGCCTGCGACCGCATTTCCGCCGAATGGCGTGCCCGGATTCCGGGGCAAAGACTCTGTGCCAACCATGTCGCCGTCATGCCCGAAGGTGAGGTTGGCTGCGATGCGGCCCCTGATTTTTCGGCGGTGCTGGACATCGACGCCCTGGTCGGATCGGATGTGGCCGACGGCAACGCCCAGGTGTTCACCGATCTGCGCATGGCGCCAGACGGCTTCACCCGGTTCGTCGTCTTGAGCAAACCCATGTCCGAGCGCCGCCGCGGGCGCTTGGTGCAGCGCTTGCTCGAGATCGAGACCTATCGCATGCTGTCCTTGCTGACTCTGCCGGTGGCGCGTCAGATCACGCCTCAACTCAATCAGTACGAGCAGGATCTGGTGAGCATCATGGACGCGATCGGCCGCAACGACGATGCCGATCCCCAGCGCGATCACCGAACCCTCGACCGACTGACGCAACTGGCGTCGAGCGTGGAAGGCCTCTATGCCGCCTCACACGGCCGGTTCACCGCGGCGAACGCCTACTACGACCTGGTCAACCGCCGAGTCGGTGAGTTGCACGAGAAACAGATTTTCGGCCTGCAGACCATCGGACAATTCCTGGAACGTCGATTGGCACCGGCGATGCAGACGTGTGCCTGGGCGGCGCGGCGGCAGCAGGCCTTGTCCGAACGGGTATCGCGCTGCAGCAACCTGCTACGAACCCGCGTGGAAGTGGCCATGCAGCAGCAGAATCGCAGCCTGCTGGCCTCGATGAATCGTCGGCAGTATCTGCAGCTTCGGCTGCAGCAGACGGTGGAGGGCCTGTCCGTTGCGGCCATCACGTATTACATGGCCTCGCTGGTGGGCCATCTGTTCGAAGCCGCCGAACCGTGGATTCATGTTGCGCCCAAATTGGCCGAAGGCGTTTCCATTCCCATCATCGCCCTGCTCGTCTGGCTGGGCTTGCAGCGCATGCACCGCCGGCTGGAACGCTCTGGTGAAGGCCGCTGACGGAGGGTCGCCCCTCGGCTGTCAGAGACGCCGCTGGCGCACGGCCTCGTAAAGACAGACGCCGGCGGCGACCGAGACGTTGAGACTCTCCACCGCACCCAGCATGGGAATCTGCAGGAGTTGGTCGCAGGTCTCTCGCACCAGTCGGCGCATGCCCGCCCCTTCGGCCCCCATCACGAGTACGGCAGGCTGCTTCCAGTTGGCGGCGTACACCTCGTCGGTCCCAGCTTCGTCGGTGCCCATGACCCAGAGACCACGCTCCTGCAATTCGCCCAGACTGCGAACCAGATTGGTCACCATCAGATACGGCACGGTTTCCGCCGCGCCACTGGCCACGCGAGCCACCGTCGGATTGAGCCCGACGGCGCGGTCTTTGGGCGCGATGACCAGATGCACGCCGGCCGCATCGGCGGTGCGCAAGATGGCTCCGAGGTTGTGCGGATCGGTCACGCCATCGAGCGCCAGCACCAGCGGCGCCCCCTCCACGGCATCGAGCACGGCGTGCAGATCCTGCCTGCTTGGCAGATCGTCCACCTGCGCGACCACACCCTGATGGCGATCGGTGCCCGCCAATGCGGCCAGGCGCTCGGCGCTGAGGGTCTTGAGCACCACACCCGAAGCCTCGACCTTGCGCAGAAACTGCTGCATGCGCGCATCGCGGCGGCTTGCATCGACATAGACGGCCTGTACCGACCCGGGCGCAGCGCGCAGGCGTGCGCCCACGGCATGAAAGCCATAGAGCGGCTTCATGCCGGCACCGCCTGCGTCTGCTCGACCAGATGTCCCGCCTGCAGTGCGCAGATCCGGTCGCAGCGTGCGGCCAGGGCCGGATCGTGGGTGACGAGCACCAGCGTCGCCTCTGCTTCCGCGCGCAGTCGGAACATCAGGTCCATGATGCGTTCTCCGGTGGCGGCATCGAGGTTGCCCGTCGGCTCGTCCGCGAGAACGAGCTTCGGGCGACCGACAAAAGCGCGGGCCAGGGCGACGCGCTGCTGTTCCCCACCGGAGAGCAGGGCCGGCCGATGATGCAGTCGCTGTCCCAGCCCGACCGCGTGCAACAAGGCAGTTGCCGCTTCCACGGCCCCGCGCGACCGCCCGGAAATCTCCAGCGGCAGAACCACGTTTTCCAGTGCGGTGTAGTGATCGATGAGTTGAAAATTCTGGAACACAAAGCCGATCTTCTGCGCACGCAGGTCGGCCCGGCCGTTCTCGTCGAGGCTTTCGAGATCGACACCGTCGATCCTGACCTGGCCCGTGCTGGGCCGATCCATGCCGGCGAGCAGGGCCAACAACGTGGATTTGCCCGACCCCGAAGCGCCGGTGATGGCCACGCTTTGTCCTGCAGGAATGCGCAGTTGCACGGCCTGGAGAATGGTCAGGGCATCACCGACGTCGGAAACGGTCTTGCCCAGGTCATGCGCGACAATCACATCGACCGTCATGGAAGCCTTGTATGAAAGATGGAATGCCACTGATTGTAGGAAGCCCGCACCCGTTGTCGCGGCGCAAGGTCTTGGCGCTTGCCGCAGCAATCGCAGCCGGGACCGGTTTCCCGGGCCGCGTGCAGGCCGCTGTGCCCAGCCGCCCCACCCTGCTGGTGGTCGGCGACAGCCTGTCCGCCGGGTATGGGCTGGAGACCGGAAAAGGATGGGTCGATCTGATGCGCCAGCGACTCGATGCGAGCCGGCCGCGCTGGAACGTGATCAACGCCAGCATCAGCGGCGATACGACGGCGGGCGGGCTGGCGCGCCTGCCCCCGCTTCTGCGGCGCGACCAACCCGCCGTGGTCATCATTGAATTGGGCGGCAACGATGCCCTGCGCGGGCTGTCGCTGCAGCAGACCCGGAGCAATCTCACCAGGATGGTGACGCTTTGCAAGCAAGCCCGCGCAAAAGTCCTGTTGATCGGCATGCAGATTCCGCCGAACTACGGCCCCGCCTATACCGCACGTTTCGCGGCCGTGTTTCCTGCAGTCGCACAATCGACGCATGTGGCGCTGGTGCCGTTTCTGCTGTCGGGCGTCGCGTCGCATCCGGATTGGTTCCAATCCGACAACATCCACCCCACTGCGCAGGCGCAACCCACCATGCTCGATACGGTCTGGCCGCATCTCAAGCCTCTTCTTGCGCGGTCCGCCGAGAAGCGCGCACCATGAACCCTCGCGTCATCG
It includes:
- the rlmB gene encoding 23S rRNA (guanosine(2251)-2'-O)-methyltransferase RlmB, whose product is MKPLYGFHAVGARLRAAPGSVQAVYVDASRRDARMQQFLRKVEASGVVLKTLSAERLAALAGTDRHQGVVAQVDDLPSRQDLHAVLDAVEGAPLVLALDGVTDPHNLGAILRTADAAGVHLVIAPKDRAVGLNPTVARVASGAAETVPYLMVTNLVRSLGELQERGLWVMGTDEAGTDEVYAANWKQPAVLVMGAEGAGMRRLVRETCDQLLQIPMLGAVESLNVSVAAGVCLYEAVRQRRL
- a CDS encoding DUF3422 family protein yields the protein MLEHPFRQQLHNEIHARPFERVGAPAQVSHQVMLVDPAESQLAFEHLGELLGNLLLPPPSPGSMFHTEQIGPVRLRWERHGEFVSYTFITHEQLGPEDPMFDRCACDRISAEWRARIPGQRLCANHVAVMPEGEVGCDAAPDFSAVLDIDALVGSDVADGNAQVFTDLRMAPDGFTRFVVLSKPMSERRRGRLVQRLLEIETYRMLSLLTLPVARQITPQLNQYEQDLVSIMDAIGRNDDADPQRDHRTLDRLTQLASSVEGLYAASHGRFTAANAYYDLVNRRVGELHEKQIFGLQTIGQFLERRLAPAMQTCAWAARRQQALSERVSRCSNLLRTRVEVAMQQQNRSLLASMNRRQYLQLRLQQTVEGLSVAAITYYMASLVGHLFEAAEPWIHVAPKLAEGVSIPIIALLVWLGLQRMHRRLERSGEGR
- the uppS gene encoding polyprenyl diphosphate synthase; the protein is MTKKTAAKRDPATLPQHVAVVMDGNGRWAQRRFLPRSSGHKFGVDALKKMVRHCAEIGVAHLTVFAFSSENWSRPAEEVQTLMDLFVKALEKESPELARQGVRLHVVGDLSAFSAEMRALIDQAEALTRRNDALVLNVALNYGGRWDMVQAAQAVLAAQERPTAETLAQHLALAHSPDPDLLIRTGGEHRVSNFLLWQLAYTELYFTDVLWPDFGAEAFETALADYASRQRRFGGVPESKSPAAA
- the pyrH gene encoding UMP kinase, translated to MSGYKRVLLKLSGEALMGDDAYGINRATIEAMVRDIAEVVNSGVQLAMVIGGGNIFRGVAGGAVGMDRATADYMGMLATVMNSLALSDAMKHAGLNPRVMSAIAIDQVVESYVRPKALQYLEEGKSVIFAGGTGNPFFTTDTAAALRAAEIGAEVMLKATKVDGIYTADPAKDPTAERYARISFDDAIAQRLQVMDATAFALCRDQKMPIRVFSIFKPGALMRVVQGADEGTDVYV
- the rpsB gene encoding 30S ribosomal protein S2, translated to MSVSMRQMLEAGVHFGHQTRFWNPKMAPFIYGHRNKIHIVNLEKTLPMYLDAVKFARQLAARRGTILFVGTKRQAGEVVREQAERCGMPYVDQRWLGGMLTNFKTVKTSIKKLKDMQAQAAEGVLEQMSKKEALTFQREMEKLEKSIGGIQDMAALPDAIFVIDVGYHKIAIAEAKTLGIPVIGVVDTNHSPVGVTHIIPGNDDSAKAVTLYAQGMADAILEGKNDAVNEVVQAVAEGEEEFVEVQEGAPAA
- the tsf gene encoding translation elongation factor Ts, coding for MAAITASMVAELRAKTDAPMMECKKALTEAEGHMDRAEEILRVKLGSKASKAASRVTAEGIVTAYINGTTGALIELNCETDFVAKNDDFLAFGKTLAELIAAQNPADVAALSALTIDGETIEARRSKLIGKIGENMTIRRFKRFAGDHKLVSYLHGTRIGVMVEFTGDEVAAKDVAMHIAAMKPVALSSSQVPADLIEKERSIASQKAAESGKPAEIIAKMVEGSVQKYLKEVSLFDQVFVKNDKQTVEQMLKGANTTVHGFTMYVVGEGIEKKSENFAEEVAAQMAAAKQG
- the frr gene encoding ribosome recycling factor, giving the protein MGIAEIKKTTEEKMHKSIESLKLDLAKVRTGRAHTGLLDHVMVDYYGTMMAINQVANMNLVDARTISVQPWEKKMVQVVEKAIRESDLGLNPQTQGDVIRVPMPALTEERRRDLVKVIKQEGEGAKVAVRNLRRDANQSLKDLVKAKEASEDDERRAQDEVQKITDRCIAEIDKQLAQKEAEIMAV